TAAGCTCTACCATGATAATGGCTGTTTTTCACGGGAGCTCACATAATGCCAAAGTCCCTCTTAAGCTCTGGAACTGAGAGGATCCCTACACCTTGTATTGGGAAGGGTCATCATGCAGCAATCTTTTGTAAATAAAGTACAGAAATAGGAGGTGAAATCCAGCAACCCAAACATCAGGTTGAAATAATATGCCAAAATATGATACAATGTGGGTCAAAACATAATATATATCTCTGTACGTAATGAAAGCACTCAgaaaacataatatttttagcatctgaataaaaaataatttaacagaGCAAACTTGTGTTCCAGGAAAGAGTGAGTACGATGCAGGAGTTGGATAGTTTTAACTCCCCACACTCTAAGTGGGAGGGGTTACTAAGCAAAACTGCATGTTAACCTGAAACATGGCTATGGTCTTTCGTATCTGTAATTATGGGATCAGGAATTCACAAATGTATCTTTTGGCAGTACGACACACCTCATCCACCCACTTGCCTTGggatgaaagggaaagaaacacacAGTTTTCACGCTTGCCCCCATTGGGCTGGGCACGGTCCCAGTTGAAGTACTGCAGAACCATGCCATTGACATCCACAAATTTCCCTTCATTTATCATGTCAGTGACCCCCAGCCAGAACTCGGATGCTCTGGGCGTACTTCTCTTGCCATAATCTCGGAGAATGTTTGTTTCCTCGCTATTCCTTGGGATAGCCAGTGTCCCTCCCTTGGTTATGCAGTCTTCATTGGCTTCATGGAAATGCTTGGTGCCTTCTGACATGAGGTAGCACTTCTTATGGGCCTTTGTCCCACGGAGACACACTGGGAATAGAAATGAGTTTGTGCGTTCAGTACAAGTGTGGGTAAGAGCTTTCAATAATGGTTCTTCTAATGATAATTTTCTAAAGGTATGCTGAAAATGGAGCAGACAAGTCCCTCAGCAAGTGAAAGGCTTTGACTTCACAGAGTGGAGTTTCTTCTTTTACTGAATAATCCtgttttcacacattttttactttatttcatcAGTCTTGAATGGATAAGTTATGGATGTTTGTATTGCTGGCAGATGTGAATTGGTCATCATGAAACCTTTAGAGTAGAGACAGATCTTTATAGTAGGGACAGATCTAAAtgtcttttaatatttatgctATTTAAGTGCTAAAGTAAAGTAAATTTTTTACCTTAACTAAGCTCAGTTTCCAGCAAGCAAAGGCAGGAGTGAAAAGTGCTGTATTAAATGTGTCCTGCTTACCAGAAAAAAGATTGATTTGAAATTTCTAATGCAAATCTTTGAATGATTGATAAAAGTGTATTTCCACTTGCAGAATTCATATTCACCTCTTTAGGTGTTAATTTCTTTCCCACAAAGTCCCCCCCTTCAAACTCTAAATTCAAATGAAGTAAAGTGACTTACATCTATAagcacttttaaataaaagtgcaCACTTATTACTGAGCTTTCAGGACAATCTGGACCAAATCTtctaaatatttgcatttataaatctgtttgcttttacttCTAGTGGAAAATATGAGGGAAGTCTTGATGTAAAGTCCAAATGCACTAGAACATTAATTTGGCATATGCTCTGTAACTGGAATTGCCTTGCAGAGCCGCTGTCGGAGTCCTTCCAGCCCAAGGTCTGTGAGGGAATCCTTAAACTTTGCTTTCCAACTCTCCTAATGCAGATATGTGAAAAACTGATTCTCCCAAGAAAAATACTTACAGCAAGAGAACCCTCCTTGATGGAGTGTTCCTTCTGAGCTGAGGAAGGTAGCAAAGGCCTTGAATAAACTCCTGTGACAATTATTTTTAGAATCCTGCATGTGGCTACTTGcacattatttcatttattgctTAACCCCATCTTGTACTTACAACATCTTCTGCCCTGATGTTTTCTATAATCTGTTTCTAATTCCTGTCATCTGTTCTTGTAAGAAAGTAATTATGTCTCTGATCAACAGGATATGGAAATCCACTTTGGACCATATCCTATGTCTCAGTTTTTAGTATTTCCAGTTGTACTATTCACTGCATTCCTTAGCTGCATTTCATGGTCATAATTTTATATTAgggtttaaatttaaaattttaaccCTTCCAACTGCTAATGGCTAAAGAGGAGTAATGAACATATTTGTTAAATGTGGAGTGCTTTAACAAATTTATGTTTGTGGGAAAGATCAGAGAGACTTTGTCTCCTTCAGCAATGCTGCATCAATGATAAAGACTGGCCATCTTTAGGGAGAAAGTATGTGTTGCAAAGTGGTGTGTGGCAGCATTTCACATTTCACACCATGTAAAAAGGAGACCTAGGAAACTCAAgcaaaagaagatttttaatGGGTATTTTAGAAATGTCCATAAGCTAAAAAAGCAGCTCCTTTTTCAGTTATCATAAGGACATCAACAAATACAGTCAGAGCTGGAGTGATGATAGGTCTCTTTTTGTCAGATTTGGAATCCAGTTGAACAGTGTGGGTTATGAATTTAGAATAAAGTTCAAAATAAGTTTTGAGGATAAAAAATCTCCTGACTCTGGTTTCATTTCTAAGCCACTGTGTGCTTACTCTCAAGCTCCTTCTGGAAGCAACACAAGAGTTACTTTTAAACAAGAGTTACTTGTCTAGCACAGGCTCCCTCTTTTAAGAAACTTCTAAAGCCTTATTATAAGAcatttggaataaaaaatattttgtaaagctCAAAAAGCTCTATTTAACCCAAGGCATAAAACTGGACAACCCAGATATTACCATCCCTAAGGAAAATATGTTCTGTTTCATGGGAATGATGTAATTTCCTCTGTAGTGTCTTCTTGTACAAGATTAAATGCCAAATTTTATGTCAACAGCTGTGAAAAAGCACAACTGTCTAGTAGGTGCATGTGTATTTATCCTTCTGATTTTGTTTGGAAATTTCCATCTGgttatttaaatacttaaagGACTCTGCACATTGGTGCAGGGCATTTCTGAACTCACAGTGGATATAACTTCGAAGTTTTATGGCAACATTCAAATTTGAATGTTGCAAACTGCACATTTTAAGTAGGCTCAGTCCTTTTAGCTTCCTTTTGGGGGTAttctcagccttttccatgaATACTTTTGCCTTTCTAGTTAGCCCATGTTCATATCAAAGCTGGGCACCTCGCTCTGACCATTTAAACCCTCAAACCCAGAAACCCTCGTTGTGTTGCCTTTGATGATATCAAAACTCACAGCTCTAAGTTGTGCAAAGACAAACGTAGTTTTTGTTCCAGATTGACTCTTGCTCTTAGTGAAGAATCACCACTTGTTCAGACTTGATTTTATTTGAATCCTTGCTTCCACACTTGTCTCACTGGTACAGCTGTGGCACACCATGCTCTTAAGCAGTTGTACACCTTAGTCACAAAATCCCATGAAAGAAAGGGGGGGGAgtgaaggggagaggagaggcacTGAGAACTTCTGGAAGCCATTGACCAGTGTAAGCTGCTTTACCTGTCTGGAGTGCTTGCATTTCTTTCAGAGCATTTACTTCTCGCCACAATTTGTCAATCTGGGTCTTCAGGtcatctttttcttaaataaaaacaatatacataaaataacaGATATGCACACACccacaaatttaaaaattatatattaaaagcTGTTTCAAAATATCATGGGTTGCTGCATTGCTGAGATgtgttttgattatttttaaagatttgtcCTTAATGAAAGAATTCCTGCAGGATTCCTATAAAAAACAAGAGGAACCCACCTTTTCATTCTCATTGTTTTTCATGGACTTCATCCTCATAACTGTTTGAAAACCATGGATTGTTGCAGCTGATCATCATTTAGTGAGCTGGTATCTAATATACAGAAAAtgtccctttttcttttgaacctGTACACTCTGGTGTAGAGATGTGACGCGGGTtgcattttttcaaagaaatgttatttctgtgaGCATGAGAGTTTCACACAACTCTTGTTTTAACAACAGTGAGGAACAACAAATGAAATCCAGCGGGACAGTCTGAGTACTGCAGTCAAGCTTGCTAAGCTGCAATCTCCCCTTCCCAGGATTaaccttcctctctccctcagTATAGAGAGGGCCTGGGGACTTGAGTCACACAAATTCACTCTGAATCACCACTCTGTAGTACTTACAAAAGCACCAAGAATATGgtggaacaaaaaaagaagcaaatttgCACGTAACTCCATTTTCATGTCCCCTTttctattactttttaaaaaaatcattgtaatattccaccaccaccaaacaACCAGCAGGTATGGTTCCACTGCACAAGATGGCAATTACTTGGTGGCAGCAGCAACCAGACCTTCCAGAAGCCCCAGTAATGAACATGAGGAATTAATCAGCTGTTTCACATATTGCAGAACTAACAAACCCACAGTTCCTACAGACCTGTGTTAcctccccagccctccagcTGCACCCTGGAAAGCTCCTCTCCAcattccctgctgcctgtggtaTAAACCTCGCTGTCCTTCATGGCTTCCCCAAGGCAGGACTTCAGGTTCTCCAATCTATGTTACTCTGTGCCGGCACAAAAGGTGTATAAGCAGTCTGTCCTTAGGATCCCAAACTTAAACCCCTGGAGATTCCAATATCTATAACTGCATGGCTCCAGAGTAGTGCAATCTTCTTGTACAATGGCTttatcaaagcatttttttcattagccAGGAGTTCAAATATTTGCCACCAGTGTAACCTCCATCATACCCTCTTTTATTAGAAATAagtctttaaattaaatacacagACATCTCCAAACAgtattctgtggttttgtaTTTGCTCTGTAAGCTTTGCTGTGGGAATTGATCCTTTATCTTTTCCTGCTAATCCTTTTTCATTGGTTTGACTTGTCATTTCACACTACTTTTCACACAAGTAGAGTAATATTCCACAAATATTAGACAGATATTCtgttaaaatgagaaaatggtGCAAAAATCTGAACAATAATCCTTGGAGACTGAATACTTTAttctgcttccccccccccccagcatgaatttccatttttctgattttaatcaATATAACTGTGTAACTAAGAATGACTGGTCAGAGTCCTCTCTCAGCTGTACCTGTGAGTTCTAAATAATGTTGACAGAGGTAAACAGACATAACAGAGCAATATATTTACAGCTTCTATACTGCTCTATTTCCATAAGTCATACTGGCACCTTATTCTTGGCTTTGCTAACTCacatataaatgttttaaagacaaatatagTACAGACTCAAATGTCCTTTGTTATTAAGCATTTGTTTAATGTAAGTTTCTGGTTCATGCAATGCTATTTAAAGTACACAGTAAATTTGCATAGGCTATAAGCTTCTATCCCTCCTCCCAGTTAAGACCCAGTACCTTTCACTCTACGTTTGCTGTGCCTCCTGGCTTTGAATTTGGAAGCCTGGCTGATGGTCTGATCCACCAGTAGTAAACTTATGAGTAGGAAAATCATAAGTCCAGTTTGTGCCATGTCTCTTTGAAAGACCTTAACAAGGACCTTCAAGAGATtctcttcagcagctctgagagCAAGTCACACAGACACATCTCAGTGGGGACTGCCTGAGGTCAGGTTTATAAAGTGTGGTGGTAGGGTTGGCTGTGCTCCTTGCTTACGAACTGTGTGTAATACTTAAGCTGGCTGTAGCATAAGACACCCCCTTGTTCTCATATCCCATCTGAAATTCCTATTTCCATTTTGAGCTCAGCTGTACCAGCACTGAACAGGGCACTGATTGCCTCACTTGTAAGCGCCGTATCTCCTGTTTTAACGTTGAAGCCAAAATGCATGGAAGATCAGATGACTGCCCAAAACCACGCTGTGCAATGCCAGCCCCAAGGAGGGGGAGCCAGAAGATTTCTACAAATGTCACAGGCTCACCCAGAATGGCTCTGTGCCAAACTGGTTAAGTCATGACAGTGACCATCCTCTTACACTGAAACGAAACCAGAATATCCCTCCCTGAGTAAATGCAAACACTGCAATTACAGAGTATATATACAGTAAGATCACATTATGTGAGGGGTGAATTTATTACTTTATGAAGAGTTAATAAATGCCTGATAGATATGACTGCATTTCTGAGTTAGAACAGTCCATGCAACCAGCAGGGTCTAGTCAGGGGAACAAAAGGTAGTAATGCTCTTCCAAAGGTTCCCAAGTCCTGTCTGTAGGGTCCGAGGAAGAGTAAAACACAACATGCTTGAAGCAGGACAGTGTCTCTCTGGATTCTTGAGAACTCTCTGCATTTGGATCTCTTTCATTTACCCTTGGGCTCTGTGGACTTTTGTGGGGCTGCCTTTAACTGGGGTTGCTATGGGAAGTAGAACCTCTTACTGATTTTGGTGGACAAATGAAATCGTCACAAAAACGTGCCCATCCatcacatttctcctttttttttgttttgttttgttttgttttgttttgttttgtttagttgtttgggtttttttgcatttgttttggggtttttttgtttcttttttccccagtgagaGTTTGTCTAAAATGTTGACACCAAAGCCATtgctgggtgctgggtgctggcagGTGCAGTTCATGCCCTTCAGAGCTGTTCTTCCAGACATCCCTTTGCCATTTCTGCTTCGGCTACATTCTGCTacctttttttcagaactgcAACAACAAGAGACTTATTGCTTTAttaaatgaaagctgagatttAGGAACATGCTGGTGTACTACATAAATGCATACTGGCTTTTTCCAACCCCCACATAGAGTCTAAAAGCACTTCATGGCTTATAATGCACACCTACCCCATGTGTCCTGGACACCTTTAAACAACTTGCTGTACTCTCATAGTCGGTAACTAGTAATTATCTCCTAATCATTAGTTAAGAAACTCTCCATAAATGCATCCTGATGTGATAAAACTTAGTTCCAGTGGTCCTGctccaaaatatttaagtattaaCATACATTTGGTAGGGAAACTTCTAAATTTTTGTGGTTGCTCAGTTCTCAGTGCTATTACAGAGCACAGCACGCTGGAAATGGCTGTTGTGGGTCCCACCCATCCAGAACTGCCCAAAACATCCCACAGAGCTGCACATTTCAGTCCATGGTAAACATGGAATGGGCTGGCATTCCATCTAGCACACCAGGAGCTGAAATTTTAGCTGGTggggaggaaaacaaggagcTTTGCAAGGGTCTAGTTCAAGATTTGATCTGTCATTTAGAACAAGCCCTAAGTTCAGGCTTGATCCATATTTTATTCCAGTGATATTAGGGCATCAATAGAAGTTAATTAAGGGCAGATGGCTGAATCAATAACTGCCTCAGGTTAGTTTTTCACTTGGTGCCTTCTCAGATCTTGTGGAATTGCACCTAAAGCTGATCCTGAACCACTGGAGCTTACAACCTGACTAATTAAACTAGTGCTAATTCTGGGTTACCTTGATAAGGGAGCTTTAAACCCCTGGAGCTGTTTCATGTGGAGCTTAACTGTCCCACAGGCTTTGGGGGAGGCAGGACCAGTAGCTGGAGTCAATAAGCCTTTTAGTGTGGGTGTTTAAGGTCTCAGGATCAGAATGGATTTGTTCCTGCCCCAAGGAACCTGAGTTTGCTAACACaggcttcttttctttctctgaaatgagTCTGACAGAGAAAGATTTGTACTCTACTGAGGTAACACACACCTCACTAGAAATGGAGggataaagaaaacacagatctGGTATTCTGACACTTCCTGGCCAAGAATCTGAgtaaaaaacctgctttttggAGTATGCCATGTAATGTCCTTTTAAGAACAGGGgtgaaattctgttttgaaagcttCAATGCCCTCGTTCACTAGTCTCTCTGACCATTTAACCAGTTTGCAAGTAGCTCAGCTGGACTTCACCCCTAAAAAGGGAATCACAAAGCTGCCCTTGTAGCTTCTGGGATAGACC
The Chiroxiphia lanceolata isolate bChiLan1 chromosome 13, bChiLan1.pri, whole genome shotgun sequence DNA segment above includes these coding regions:
- the CLEC3A gene encoding C-type lectin domain family 3 member A, translating into MAQTGLMIFLLISLLLVDQTISQASKFKARRHSKRRVKEKDDLKTQIDKLWREVNALKEMQALQTVCLRGTKAHKKCYLMSEGTKHFHEANEDCITKGGTLAIPRNSEETNILRDYGKRSTPRASEFWLGVTDMINEGKFVDVNGMVLQYFNWDRAQPNGGKRENCVFLSLSSQGKWVDEVCRTAKRYICEFLIP